The stretch of DNA GGCGCATATGGGCGGGCAGGGCACTCTTGCCGCCTATGACGCGAACCCCGCGCGGATGCGCGATCTGCCGGCCCGGGCTGAACGGGCGGGCGTGCGGGTGACCATCGCGGATGACGGGCTGCTGGCGCGGATGCAGGGCGCCTTCGACCGGGTGCTGGTGGATGCGCCCTGTTCCGGCACGGGGGCCTGGCGGCGCAATCCGGATCAGAAATGGCGCCTGACGCAAGCGGATCTTGCAGAGCTTGTGGCGCTTCAGGCGCGGATCCTCGACCGGGCGCTGACGCTGGTCCGGCCCGAGGGACGGATCCTTTATGCCACCTGTTCGCTGCTGGCCTGCGAGAACGAGGATCAGCCGCGCGCCTTTCTCGACCGCCATGACCACGCGCTCAAGGGCGCCGAGCGGCGGCTCGATCCGGGCCCTGGCGGTGACGGTTTCTATTTCTGCGAGCTTTTGCCATAATCGCGCAACCAGAGAGGGAATCGGCTCGGCCCCGCAGTCCAGTTACCATCCGTTAACTGACCCAGCCGCATACCTGCCCGAAACGGCGAGCGTGAACGCATGGCGGCGATGACATCCGATACCACCCGGGCGGCGGGTCTGGCGGCCGCGCTGCCGCGCGACCCCTTGTATCTTTTCCTGCCGGTCGCCTGGGGCGGGCTGGGCGCAGCCTGGCTTGGCGGCGCGCCGTCGTGGCTGATCGTGGCGCTCTGGGTTGCCGGGGGGCTTGCGACGGCGCTGCAGTTGCAAGGGGCGGGCCGCGCCGCGCCGGTCGATCCCGCCTTCGGCCCGGCGCTGTTCCGGCTTTCCAGGGGCCGCGTGCTGCGCCCGCGGAACCGCGTCGCACGGCGCATGGCCGGGCTCGGCCCGGATCTGTTCGCCACCCTCGCCGGCGGTGTGGAGGGGGGCAGCGCCGCGCTGTTCCGGATGGGGCAGGAGGCCGAGCGCAAGGGCCATGCCGAAGTCGCCGCGCGATTCTGGGAACGTGCCTACCGGCTGAGCGCCGCGCGTGCGCGCGACGGCGGGCAGCACTGGCGGCTTGAACCGGTCGGGCCGCCCGGACCTGCGGCAATGCTGCCATCCGACGAGTCGGCCGCACTCGAGGATCTGCCGGTCGCGGTCGTCCGTCTCGATGCCGATGGCAAGATCCTGGCGGTGAACGCCGCCGCCCGTCGCCTGCTGGGAGAGGCGGCGCTCCCGGGGGTGGCACTGCCCAGCATCCTCGAGGGCATGGGCAAGCCCATGACCCAGCGCCTGCGAGAGACGATGGCGGGGCAGGCCCAGGGCCGCTCGGAAGTGGCGCGCTGCCACGGGGCGGACAGCGACGGCTTTCTCCAGGTCGTGATGACCCGCTGCGAGGGGGCGTGCGGGCCGAGCATCCTTGCGGTGCTGAGTGACGCGACCCAGCTGAAGACGCTGGAGGCGCAGTTCGTCCAGAGCCAGAAGATGCAGGCCGTGGGCCAGCTGGCCGGTGGGATCGCGCATGATTTCAACAACCTGCTGACCGCGATCAACGGCCATTGCGACCTTTTGCTCCTGCGGCACCTGCAGGGCGATGGCGATCATGCGGACCTGATGCAGATCCGCCAGAACGCGAACCGCGCGGCGGCGCTGGTGCGCCAGTTGCTCGCCTTCTCGCGCAAGCAGACCCTGCGGCCCCAGACGCTGCATCTGTACGATACGCTGGCCGAGCTGGCCAATCTGCTGAACCGGCTGCTGGGCGAGAAGTTCACCCTGAGGATCCGTAATTCCGAGGATATCTGGCCGGTGCGGGTGGACGAGCGTCAGCTGGAACAGGTGATCGTGAACCTGGTGGTGAACGCCCGCGACGCGATGCCCGACGGTGGGGTCGTCTCGCTCGAGACCAGGCGGCTGAGCCTGGATGCGCCAAGCGAGCGGGACCGCGCCATCATCCCGCCCGGGGACTACGCGGTCATCACCGTCGAGGACAGCGGCGTCGGCATCCCGCGGGACCGGCTGGGCAAGATCTTCGAGCCGTTCTACACCACCAAGAGGGCCGGCGAGGGGACCGGGCTGGGCCTGTCCACCGCCTACGGCATCATCAAGCAGATGGACGGCTTCATCTTCGTCGAAAGCGAGCCCGGTGTCAGGACCCGTTTCGAGATATTGCTGCCGCGCAGCACGTCCGAACCCGGCGCGGATGCCGATGCGCCGCCCGCGGTCCCGGCCGTGCGCCGGCGCGAGAGCGAGGGGCAGGGCGTGGTGCTGCTGGTCGAGGACGAGGCGCCGGTCCGCGCCTTTGCCGCCCGCGCGCTGCAACTGCGCGGGTTCACCGTGATCGAGGCCGAAAGCGGCGAGGCGGCGCTGGAACTGCTGGAGGATCGCGATCTGCGGGTCGATCTGTTCGTCTCGGACGTGGTGATGCCGGGTCTGGACGGGCCAAGCTGGGTGCGGCGCGCCTACCAGATGCGGCCCACGGCCAGCACGGTATTCGTGTCGGGCTATTCGATGGACATGTTCTCGGACACGAGCGAGCTGGTCCCGCGGTCGAGCTACCTGCCCAAGCCCTTTACCCTGAACGACCTGATCGAGCGGGTCCGCGACCACATGGACCGCTACGCGGCCTGAACGTGGTCAGGCAGCACGCGACGGCGGCGTCACCGTGCGCGCGGTGCCGCTTTCCCAGATGTCGAGTTCCGGCGCGAAATATGCCTCGAGCCGGGCGCGGGTCGCGGGCGCCAGTTCGGCCCGTCTGCGCGGCGAGGCGTTGTGATGCTCTATCGTCACCGGATGGTCGAGCCGGCGGGACAGGAAACGCGCGAACAGATCCATCTCCTCGAAGCGGAAGACGATGTCCACGATCAGCTTGCCCGAGGCGTCGCACAGGAATGCCTGGGGCCGCCACAGGTCGCGCAGGCAGGGCCGGTCGGCCCGGTCCATGTAGTCGTTGGCGAAACTCTCGAAACTGATGCCCGCCGTGCTGGCCGCACCCTCTTCTGGGCGGGAGCGGTAGCGCCACCAGCTCTCCAGCCAGTCGACCGGGTGGCGCAGCTGGCAGACCGTGTCGATCGGGCCGATGCCGGTCTCGGTCAGATAGGGGCGCAGGTAACGTTCGAAGTGATGGGCCGGCATGTGCGTGACCCGGTGGTGGCGTGTGAAGAGGATGTGGCAGCGCCGCCGGATCGCGTTCTCTACCGAGGTGGACCCGGTCTTGGTCATCGCGAGATAGGCGAAGCGCCCTTCGACATGCAGCAGCATGGACTCTCTCCTTCGGCTTCAGGCTTCTTAAACCAAGAGCGGCGAGGCTGGGAAAGGAAGAAAAATCCTGTTGCAATGTTCTCTTTTTGATCTCATGGTAAACGGAACAAGAGGCGAACAGAGCGGCGATTGCCCACCCCGGCAAAGCGTGAAATAAAGGTGCTCAAACATGGCGACTCCCCTTTTCGACTTGAGTGAAAAACGCAGCATGGACAAGCAGAAGGCCCTTGAATCGGCTCTGAGCCAGATCGAACGCAGCTTCGGCAAGGGTTCGATCATGCGCCTCGGCCAGGGCGGCGCGGTGATGGAGATCGAGGCGACCTCGACCGGTTCGCTCGGCCTCGACATCGCGCTCGGCATCGGCGGGCTGCCCAAGGGCCGCATCGTCGAGGTGTACGGCCCCGAATCCTCGGGCAAGACGACGCTGGCGCTGCATGTGATCGCGGAAGAGCAGAAGAAGGGCGGCGTCTGCGCCTTCGTCGACGCCGAACACGCGCTCGACCCGCAATACGCGAGGAAACTGGGCGTCGACCTGAACGAATTGCTGATCTCGCAGCCCGATGCGGGCGAGCAGGCGCTGGAAATCACCGAGACGCTGGTGCGCTCGGGCGCGGTTTCGGTCGTCGTGGTCGATTCGGTGGCGGCACTCACCCCGAAATCGGAACTCGAGGGCGACATGGGCGACCACCAGGTCGGCGCCCAGGCCCGCCTGATGAGCCAGGCCATGCGCAAGCTGACAGGCGCGATCAGCCGCTCGAACTGCATGGTCATCTTCATCAACCAGATCCGCATGAAGATCGGCGTGATGTTCGGCTCGCCCGAGACGACCTCGGGCGGCAACGCGCTGAAGTTCTACGCGAGCGTCCGGCTCGATATCCGCCGCATCTCCTCGATCAAGGACCGGGACGAGACGGTGGGCAACCAGACCCGCGTCAAGGTTGTCAAGAACAAGGTCGCCCCGCCCTTCAAGCAGGTCGAGTTCGACATCATGTATGGCGAGGGCATCTCCAAGGTGGGCGAGTTGGTCGACCTGGGGGTGAAGGCCGGTGTCGTCGAGAAGTCCGGCTCCTGGTACTCCTTCGGGGACCAGCGCATCGGGCAGGGGCGCGAGAACGCGAAGACCTTCCTGAAGGAGAACCCCGACATCTCTCTCATCATCGAGGACAAGATCCGTGCGGCCCACGGTCTCGAGTTCGCCATGAGCGAGGATGACGGCGCGGTGGTCGAGGACTGAGCGCGACACCGCGGCATCAGACACCGCGGGATTCAACGATCGGCGCCGGACGGGACCGTCCGGCGCCGATTTCGTTCAAGGCTATCGTCGATGCGGGACGGGCGGCCGGTTCCCGTTTCAGGATGCGCGGGCGAGGCGCGACGGCCCTTCGTCTATGGTGAAGCTGTCGACGATGGATTTCAGGCTGGCGACCGCCTGCTCGAGGCTGGCCAGCCCGGCGGCGCTGCGCTCGGCCAGTTGCGCGTTCGACTGGACCTCGTCTTCCATGCTGCGCACCATGCCGTTCATGTCGGCGATCCGCCGGGCTTCCTCGCGGCCGGCCGCGGCGACCTCCGAGATCGCGGCGGTCAGCGTGTCGAGCGATTTCGAGATCTGGTTGAGCGCCTCGCCGGTTTCGCGCACCATCTGCACCCCCTCGCCGACGCTGGCTGCGGATTGCTGGATCAGCTCGGTGATGTCGGCTGCCGCCTGCGTGGAGCGCTGCGCGAGCGACCGCACCTCGGCCGCCACCACGGCAAAGCCCTTGCCGGCCTCGCCGGCGCGCGCGGCCTCGACCGCCGCGTTCAACGCCAGCAGGTTGGTCTGGAACGAGATCGACTCTATCACCGTGGTGATCTCGTTGATGCGGTTCGAATTGCGTTCGATCTTGGCGACCGCGGCGACCGCCTTCTCGACCGCGGCCGAGCCGCGGCCGGTCCGGTCCGAGACGTCGCTGGCAAGGCGGTCGGCCTCGTCCATGCGGGCACTGTTGCGGCGCACGATTCCCGACAATTCGTCCATCGAGGCCGAGGTTTCCTCGATCTTCGCGGCCTGCTGCCCGTTGCGCTGCACCAGGTCGCGGCCGTCCTGCCCCATGCGCTGGCTGGTTGTGGTGGCCGTTGCGGCGGCCGCGCGGGCCGCGGCTACGACCGAGCGCAGCGAGTCGGCGGCATTCGTCACCCGCTGCTGCATCTGCCCGAAGCGACCGGCCATGGCCGGGGACGGCTTGTAGGTGAGGTCCCCTGCGCCCAAGGCGATGATACGGGCCTCCAGCTCGCCCATCGTCTGCGCGATCGACGAGAACAGCCGGTTCAGTTGCTCGGCCAGCCGGACCAGACCGGGGTCGTCGAACCGGCTGTCGATGCGGCGGGTGAAGTCGCCGTCCAGACCGGCCTCGACCATGGTCGAGAATTCCTGCTCCATCGTCGACATGATCCGTTGGCGCATTTCGGCGGCCTCTGCCTGGGCGGCTTCCATCGCCTCGCGCGCGGCGGTCGCGCTGGCGGTGGCGGCACGGGCTTCCTCTGCCTCGGCGCCGGCTTGCTCGAGCAGGCGCAGGCGCTCGCGGATGGTGACGATCATCGCCGCCGATTCCATCAGCAGGATCGCCGCATGTATCAGGGTGCGCCCGATATCCGCCCCGCCGGGATAGACCAGCTGCGGCGCGAGAAAGTTCAGCCCGAGGTGGTGCACGGCCACCACCAGCGTGGCCGCGACGATCGCCTTCACGTCGACCAGCGCCGCAAGGATCGCGACCAGCGCGAAGAAATACATGTGGCTGTCCACCTGCCAGGGATGGCCGCCCAGCGCCGCGGTGATCAGCGCGGCCTGCCCGACGAGGGCGATCGCCAGCGTCTGCCGCCCCGCGACGGGGTCGGTGCGCAGCATGGCCCAGGCGGCCGCCGTCAGCGCCAGGGAGATCGCCGGCAGCAGCAGCGCGGGGCCCGACAGGGCTATGGCCAGGCCAGTGATCACCGGCGCATGCGCAAGGCTGAACCCCAGCAGGATGCGCTGGGCGCGGTGGCGGGAGGTGTCGATCGCGTTCGTCATATGTCCTCTCGGGATCTGCCGCAAAGCGCGGTCAGCCGGCCCAGGTCAAGCATCAGCCAGACATCGCGGCGGCCCTGCACGGCCGCGATCTGTGTTTCGGAGAGCAGCGTCTCGGCGCCGATGCCGCGCGCACCGGTCATCAGCGGCGATGCCCCGACCTGATCGAGGATCGCGGCTGCATCGGCCCAGGGCGCGGCGATCACCAGCGCGGGGCGGTCGGGCCGGACAGGCGCGGCGGTGACGGCCCCGACCAGCGGGATCGCCATGACCAGGCCCGACAGAAGGATGTTCGCCAGCATCGGCGGGCTCCGGTGTGTCGTTGCGGATGCGACCCTCAAACCATGCAAACGTAAAGAATTGCCTTTCAGGGTGCGGGCCGCCGGCGAAAAGACGAGTTGTGGACAGTCCCTGCGTGCTGGGATAATCCCCATCGGGTGCGAATGCCGCGATCCCGAGGACTTACATGACCGTCAGCCTGAACGATATCCGCAGCACGTTTCTGGGGTATTTCGAGAAGAACGGCCACGAGGTGGTGCCAAGCGCGCCGCTGGTGCCGCGCAACGATCCCACGCTGATGTTCACCAATTCGGGCATGGTCCCGTTCAAGAACCTGTTCACCGGGATCGAGCATCGCGACTATACCCGCGCCACCTCGTGCCAGAAATGCGTGCGCGCGGGCGGCAAGCACAACGATCTCGACAATGTGGGCTACACCGCACGGCACCACACGTTTTTCGAGATGCTGGGGAATTTCAGCTTCGGGGACTATTTCAAGGAAGATGCGATTCCGCTGGCCTGGGACCTGATCACCAAGGAATTCGGGATCCCCAAGGACAAGCTTTACGTCACCGTCTATCACACCGATGACGAGGCGGCGGCGATCTGGAAGAAGCACGCCGGCCTGCCCGACGAGCGCATCATCCGCATCGCGACGGACGACAATTTCTGGATGATGGGGCCGACGGGGCCCTGTGGCCCGTCCTCCGAGATCTTCTATGACCATGGCGATCACATCTGGGGCGGCCCGCCGGGCAGCCCCGAGCAGGATGGCGACCGGTTCATCGAGATCTGGAACCTTGTCTTCAT from Halovulum dunhuangense encodes:
- the recA gene encoding recombinase RecA — encoded protein: MDKQKALESALSQIERSFGKGSIMRLGQGGAVMEIEATSTGSLGLDIALGIGGLPKGRIVEVYGPESSGKTTLALHVIAEEQKKGGVCAFVDAEHALDPQYARKLGVDLNELLISQPDAGEQALEITETLVRSGAVSVVVVDSVAALTPKSELEGDMGDHQVGAQARLMSQAMRKLTGAISRSNCMVIFINQIRMKIGVMFGSPETTSGGNALKFYASVRLDIRRISSIKDRDETVGNQTRVKVVKNKVAPPFKQVEFDIMYGEGISKVGELVDLGVKAGVVEKSGSWYSFGDQRIGQGRENAKTFLKENPDISLIIEDKIRAAHGLEFAMSEDDGAVVED
- a CDS encoding methyl-accepting chemotaxis protein translates to MTNAIDTSRHRAQRILLGFSLAHAPVITGLAIALSGPALLLPAISLALTAAAWAMLRTDPVAGRQTLAIALVGQAALITAALGGHPWQVDSHMYFFALVAILAALVDVKAIVAATLVVAVHHLGLNFLAPQLVYPGGADIGRTLIHAAILLMESAAMIVTIRERLRLLEQAGAEAEEARAATASATAAREAMEAAQAEAAEMRQRIMSTMEQEFSTMVEAGLDGDFTRRIDSRFDDPGLVRLAEQLNRLFSSIAQTMGELEARIIALGAGDLTYKPSPAMAGRFGQMQQRVTNAADSLRSVVAAARAAAATATTTSQRMGQDGRDLVQRNGQQAAKIEETSASMDELSGIVRRNSARMDEADRLASDVSDRTGRGSAAVEKAVAAVAKIERNSNRINEITTVIESISFQTNLLALNAAVEAARAGEAGKGFAVVAAEVRSLAQRSTQAAADITELIQQSAASVGEGVQMVRETGEALNQISKSLDTLTAAISEVAAAGREEARRIADMNGMVRSMEDEVQSNAQLAERSAAGLASLEQAVASLKSIVDSFTIDEGPSRLARAS
- a CDS encoding hybrid sensor histidine kinase/response regulator, translating into MTSDTTRAAGLAAALPRDPLYLFLPVAWGGLGAAWLGGAPSWLIVALWVAGGLATALQLQGAGRAAPVDPAFGPALFRLSRGRVLRPRNRVARRMAGLGPDLFATLAGGVEGGSAALFRMGQEAERKGHAEVAARFWERAYRLSAARARDGGQHWRLEPVGPPGPAAMLPSDESAALEDLPVAVVRLDADGKILAVNAAARRLLGEAALPGVALPSILEGMGKPMTQRLRETMAGQAQGRSEVARCHGADSDGFLQVVMTRCEGACGPSILAVLSDATQLKTLEAQFVQSQKMQAVGQLAGGIAHDFNNLLTAINGHCDLLLLRHLQGDGDHADLMQIRQNANRAAALVRQLLAFSRKQTLRPQTLHLYDTLAELANLLNRLLGEKFTLRIRNSEDIWPVRVDERQLEQVIVNLVVNARDAMPDGGVVSLETRRLSLDAPSERDRAIIPPGDYAVITVEDSGVGIPRDRLGKIFEPFYTTKRAGEGTGLGLSTAYGIIKQMDGFIFVESEPGVRTRFEILLPRSTSEPGADADAPPAVPAVRRRESEGQGVVLLVEDEAPVRAFAARALQLRGFTVIEAESGEAALELLEDRDLRVDLFVSDVVMPGLDGPSWVRRAYQMRPTASTVFVSGYSMDMFSDTSELVPRSSYLPKPFTLNDLIERVRDHMDRYAA